The sequence AAAGTAAGAGTGCTGTTAAAATTTTTATAAACTTTTCCTGGACTATTTAAAAAAATTTTTGATAAGTATGTTTATCTTGACTACTACTATCAATACAGTTCTAACTCTACTTTACTTAATACTTCTCCTTTACTTTTTCTTGCTACTACAATATTTTCAAGTCTTACACCACCAAGCCCGGGAATATAAATCCCCGGTTCTATCGTAAAGACAGTATTTTCTTGAAGAATATTTTCATTATCTTTATATATTCTTGGTTCTTCATGAATGTCTATTCCTACTCCATGACCTGTCGAATGGGTAAAGTATTCACCATATCCGTATTTTTCTATAACTTTTCTTGCTGCTAAATCTATTTCTTTTATGGGAATTCCGGCTTTTACAACAGATAAAGCTTTTAAATGAGCTTCTTTTACAATATTGTAAATTTTTTCAAACTTTGGATTTGATTTTCCTAAGAAAATAGTTCTTGTAAAGTCGCTACAATATCCTTTATATTTCATTCCCATATCTATAAGCAGTGGTGCATTATTTTTTATCTTGTGGCTAGATGTTTCCCAGTGGGGTATAGCAGAATGTTTACCTGATGCAACTATAGCCGGAAAGCTTTCACCTGTCCCGCCTTCTTCAAAAATATAGTTTACAATTTTTTGCCTTACAGAGCTCTCAGGTTTTCCTATTAAACTTGGAATATCTTCTAAAACTCTTTTATATACTCTGTCTGTCTTTCTAACGGCTTGAGCAATAATCTTTATTTCTTCTTCAGATTTGACCATTC comes from Sulfurihydrogenibium sp. and encodes:
- a CDS encoding Xaa-Pro peptidase family protein yields the protein MFEKIFEKIKRENLDGFLFSSHSNIFYLSKFNSSNAFVILTDKEKYFITDSRYYDNAKEKLKDFNVIKLGEGNKKGLDHLKEILESLNLKNVGFEKDKITLSFYEKLTKDAGINFIGFEGFLNEFRMVKSEEEIKIIAQAVRKTDRVYKRVLEDIPSLIGKPESSVRQKIVNYIFEEGGTGESFPAIVASGKHSAIPHWETSSHKIKNNAPLLIDMGMKYKGYCSDFTRTIFLGKSNPKFEKIYNIVKEAHLKALSVVKAGIPIKEIDLAARKVIEKYGYGEYFTHSTGHGVGIDIHEEPRIYKDNENILQENTVFTIEPGIYIPGLGGVRLENIVVARKSKGEVLSKVELELY